DNA sequence from the Bombus pyrosoma isolate SC7728 linkage group LG12, ASM1482585v1, whole genome shotgun sequence genome:
CTCTTGCCCCGTATTTGAGTAAAAGGGCTACCACCTCGACCGAAGGGTTCTCGTTCGAAGCGACGTATTCCGCGAGAACCGGTCTCAACGCGGGACCTTCGTCGCTGCGTATCACCAAGTTCGGGTCCGCTCCTCGTTCCAGCAACATTGACAGGATTTCCAGTCTATTCGGAATGTTGTCCGCGCAGGCAACGTGAAGGGGCGATCCGATGATCGGCGAGGTGGCGTTCACATCGGCACCTAAATTCGAAATCGTTTAGTCGCAACGTTATCCAGAGATCGTTTAAAACAACTTTAGATATATTCTACTTGTGCCATAGGATGGAGTTATCGAGTGATCAGGCGAGGAATTCGAGGAATTTTGTACAGAAAGGCAGCGGATGCACGGTGATATTAGATGATAAGTCGAGACAAGCACGAACGCGTCAACTTACCCGATTTCAGCAGCATTTGTACTATCGAGGGATCTCCTTTCAAAATGGCCAGGTCGAGAGCCGTGGGTTTCTGATATTCGGGTCCGAGATCGAGACGAGCGCCTTGCTTTAGCAGCAGATCAATCACCGTCGGATCGCCGCCGAGGATCGCGTAATGCAGAACAGTCCGGTAGTCGTGCCGCGAATCGGCCATCGAATTAACGTCAGCTCCATAGCTCAGCAGAAGCAGCACCGAAGCTATACCCTGACACGAACACCACGTTCTTATCCAATAAATATAGCTCTCGGTTTTCGACATCTCGATCATTTACCTGTGGCAGTCTCGCCGCTTTCATCAACGGTGTGAGTCCAGCGCGATCCCGCGTATTCGGTTGAGCCCCGAACGCTAACAACAACTCCATGCATTGCAGATCCAACGGAGAGACCAGATTAATTTCTGATCCAAAGAAGTATCTTTTATTCGGATTCGCGCCAGCTTCCAGCAGAACTCTGGCCACCTCTACGTGCCGATTTCTCAACGCGAGCCGCAGCGGTTCGTCGCACAACGTTGTCCTGCGCAGATCATCGTAGATCTTACCGTTATCCTACTCTATTCTCTCTATCCCCTAACGTTAATACTATCCAGTCCGtttccttccctttctttAGCTATGTTTCTCCTTTCTCGATCGTTTTCCGTTTTCCCTCCCTCCCGCCCCACCTCTTCGTCTCCCTCTACCATCCATCGTTTCTTAACACcgacaa
Encoded proteins:
- the LOC122573932 gene encoding ankyrin-3-like isoform X1, translating into MLEHRRVFTMPSECIANPLQRELADAIIRLQSLDEIRILLACGAKANEPVTQGLRPLHYAVWQRYTEAAQLLLVRGADIDATDECGYSALHLAAEHGYLDLVKVLLEHGAKVDHRPETGELFPRTTLCDEPLRLALRNRHVEVARVLLEAGANPNKRYFFGSEINLVSPLDLQCMELLLAFGAQPNTRDRAGLTPLMKAARLPQGIASVLLLLSYGADVNSMADSRHDYRTVLHYAILGGDPTVIDLLLKQGARLDLGPEYQKPTALDLAILKGDPSIVQMLLKSGADVNATSPIIGSPLHVACADNIPNRLEILSMLLERGADPNLVIRSDEGPALRPVLAEYVASNENPSVEVVALLLKYGARVVIKTQFRDPHGILNSLQNTADKPRLLKALLEAAESFDPCMIRRSSSLTDAQKALVMEAARTPLPLTHQARLIVRKLCGTKLPKIVRTLQLPQSLHRYLLYDFH
- the LOC122573932 gene encoding ankyrin-3-like isoform X2 — protein: MPSECIANPLQRELADAIIRLQSLDEIRILLACGAKANEPVTQGLRPLHYAVWQRYTEAAQLLLVRGADIDATDECGYSALHLAAEHGYLDLVKVLLEHGAKVDHRPETGELFPRTTLCDEPLRLALRNRHVEVARVLLEAGANPNKRYFFGSEINLVSPLDLQCMELLLAFGAQPNTRDRAGLTPLMKAARLPQGIASVLLLLSYGADVNSMADSRHDYRTVLHYAILGGDPTVIDLLLKQGARLDLGPEYQKPTALDLAILKGDPSIVQMLLKSGADVNATSPIIGSPLHVACADNIPNRLEILSMLLERGADPNLVIRSDEGPALRPVLAEYVASNENPSVEVVALLLKYGARVVIKTQFRDPHGILNSLQNTADKPRLLKALLEAAESFDPCMIRRSSSLTDAQKALVMEAARTPLPLTHQARLIVRKLCGTKLPKIVRTLQLPQSLHRYLLYDFH